A window from Nitrospira sp. ND1 encodes these proteins:
- a CDS encoding ATP-binding protein, whose protein sequence is MKLCATRIAIIGAGKGGTAILDLLHQIPDVEIIGIADKDPTAPGLKRARDLNVLVAERVQDLIQNHGVNLIMDVTGDPSMEPLIHTMKRPGSEVLGGAATRLLWKLVQHQSKLEAELFQADKLAGLGSFAAGIAHDINNPLQLILGLAENLEEEQDLAVVHEQARDITEAVKRTSAICRDLTRYARRNGSREEVMVNLNTKLDEALRIARYAVTLQDVTVVKRYAEEASVMGNPDELLHVFVNLITNAVQAIKDHGTLTLQTAVGPDGLVSASVSDTGCGIPKEAFSKIFEPLYTTKPPGKGTGLGLYNVMSVISKMDGHICVESDVGVGTTFRIEFPQVQPTISCAPL, encoded by the coding sequence ATGAAACTTTGTGCGACGAGAATTGCCATCATCGGCGCCGGAAAAGGCGGAACCGCGATCCTGGATCTCCTTCATCAAATCCCGGACGTGGAGATCATCGGCATTGCGGACAAGGATCCGACGGCTCCCGGACTCAAGCGGGCGCGAGATCTGAATGTGCTGGTCGCGGAACGGGTGCAGGATCTCATCCAGAATCATGGCGTCAATCTGATCATGGATGTGACCGGCGACCCATCCATGGAACCGCTCATCCACACCATGAAGCGTCCCGGCTCCGAGGTCCTCGGCGGAGCCGCCACCAGACTGCTCTGGAAACTCGTTCAACACCAGTCGAAATTGGAAGCTGAATTGTTCCAGGCCGACAAACTGGCCGGACTGGGCTCTTTTGCGGCCGGTATCGCGCACGACATCAACAATCCGCTGCAGTTGATTCTCGGACTGGCCGAAAATCTGGAAGAGGAGCAGGACCTCGCGGTCGTCCATGAACAGGCCCGCGACATCACCGAGGCCGTCAAACGCACCAGCGCCATCTGTCGCGACCTGACCCGATACGCAAGACGCAACGGCTCCAGGGAAGAGGTCATGGTCAACCTCAACACCAAGCTGGACGAAGCGCTGAGAATCGCCCGTTATGCGGTGACGCTCCAGGACGTGACCGTCGTCAAACGGTATGCGGAAGAAGCGAGCGTGATGGGCAATCCCGACGAACTCCTTCATGTCTTCGTCAATTTGATCACGAACGCGGTCCAAGCCATCAAGGATCACGGCACATTGACGCTCCAAACCGCTGTCGGGCCGGACGGACTGGTCAGCGCTTCGGTCAGCGATACGGGGTGCGGCATCCCCAAGGAAGCCTTCTCGAAAATCTTTGAACCACTCTACACCACCAAACCTCCCGGGAAAGGCACGGGGTTGGGGTTGTACAATGTGATGTCGGTGATCTCGAAAATGGACGGTCACATTTGCGTCGAAAGCGACGTGGGCGTGGGCACGACCTTCCGCATCGAATTTCCACAGGTGCAGCCGACCATATCATGCGCGCCTCTATGA
- a CDS encoding response regulator, with protein sequence MGEFKSGFFMSESACNGRVLVVDDEPDIRKVVRMTLQKAGYEVIEAENGEKAIEAINTGENRLLLDVLICDIRMPKINGVEAIAYFQQEWPRVPIIVLTGFPDTDMATSFLRSGVVDYLVKPVEGEKLRTAVARAMEQRELAQL encoded by the coding sequence ATGGGAGAATTTAAATCGGGTTTCTTCATGAGTGAGTCCGCCTGCAACGGTCGAGTGCTCGTCGTCGATGATGAACCGGACATTCGCAAAGTCGTCCGAATGACCTTGCAGAAGGCCGGGTATGAGGTCATCGAGGCGGAGAACGGGGAAAAAGCCATCGAGGCCATCAACACCGGAGAAAACCGGCTGCTGCTGGACGTCCTCATCTGCGACATCCGCATGCCGAAGATCAACGGGGTTGAGGCCATTGCCTACTTCCAGCAGGAATGGCCGCGTGTGCCGATCATTGTCCTGACCGGCTTCCCCGACACCGATATGGCAACCTCGTTCTTACGAAGCGGCGTCGTCGACTACCTCGTGAAACCGGTCGAAGGAGAAAAGCTACGCACGGCCGTGGCCAGAGCCATGGAACAGCGGGAGCTTGCCCAGCTCTAG
- a CDS encoding BolA/IbaG family iron-sulfur metabolism protein has protein sequence MVQIAFGFPYALFSRKMITAEAVTAFIRQVFPDAAVTVIDKTGTQDHLIVRVTSGGFLGKNLLDRHRMVYQALAAPMKDGRIHALEITAKTPEEVNT, from the coding sequence GTGGTTCAGATTGCCTTCGGCTTCCCGTATGCGTTATTCTCCAGAAAGATGATTACCGCAGAGGCTGTGACCGCATTCATTCGTCAGGTGTTTCCTGATGCTGCCGTGACCGTGATCGACAAGACCGGCACGCAGGACCATTTGATTGTACGGGTGACTTCAGGCGGGTTTCTCGGCAAGAATCTTCTGGACCGACATCGGATGGTATACCAGGCCTTGGCCGCTCCGATGAAAGACGGACGTATCCATGCCTTGGAGATTACCGCCAAGACACCGGAAGAAGTGAACACATAG
- a CDS encoding glutaredoxin yields MADPIEEEIQQEIKANKILIYGKGTKAMPMCGFTRETMHFFEKYGYPYELIDVLSQPAKREALTKLTNWPTLPKVFIDGQFYGDTDILDPMEAKGEVVPLLKKAFGAE; encoded by the coding sequence ATGGCTGACCCGATCGAAGAAGAGATTCAGCAAGAAATCAAGGCGAACAAGATTTTGATTTACGGCAAGGGCACCAAAGCCATGCCGATGTGCGGGTTTACGAGGGAGACCATGCACTTTTTCGAAAAATACGGGTATCCCTACGAGCTTATCGACGTGTTGTCCCAGCCCGCCAAACGCGAGGCGTTGACGAAGCTGACGAACTGGCCGACTTTGCCGAAGGTGTTCATCGACGGACAGTTTTACGGCGACACGGATATTCTGGACCCCATGGAAGCCAAGGGCGAAGTGGTGCCGTTGCTGAAGAAGGCGTTCGGAGCTGAATAA
- a CDS encoding UbiA family prenyltransferase, producing the protein MSEDLHPKSPLCVDLDGTLIRTDLLWESLLALLKQSPLSVFQLPFWLLKGKASFKHEIARRVTLDASALPYDQALVEFLSNERRAGRELVLATASHESFARAVAAHLGLFDERVFGSDASTNLKGARKVALLVERYGARRFAYAGNSTADLPVWAEANEAIIVNASAGLVSRAQTLTPVSRVFSEPVKWLKQVAKALRVHQWAKNVLVFIPVVASHQITNRALMLQATLAFLSFSFSASAVYIVNDCLDLASDRRHPRKKYRPFASGSLSIPFGLLLAAGCLVGGILLALALPSPFLLVLAGYLVLTTGYSFYLKQFVLLDVIVLAQLYTVRVYGGGAATGVAPSHWLLTFSLFLFLSLALVKRFTELRLTGEAEGKELHGRGYWVTDLEHVSSIGTASGLLAVLVLALYISSKEVLLLYTHADVLWLVCPVMLYWISRVWMLAYRNRMDDDPVVFAVKDSKSYLMAAIIGAILFFAR; encoded by the coding sequence ATGAGTGAGGATCTCCACCCCAAAAGTCCCTTGTGTGTCGATCTTGATGGCACGCTCATCAGGACCGATCTGCTGTGGGAATCGCTGCTGGCGCTGCTGAAGCAGAGTCCGCTCTCGGTCTTTCAGCTTCCCTTCTGGTTGCTGAAAGGCAAAGCCTCTTTCAAGCATGAAATTGCCCGCCGTGTGACGCTCGATGCCAGCGCGCTCCCCTACGACCAGGCTCTGGTCGAGTTTCTCTCCAACGAACGCCGGGCTGGGCGTGAGCTGGTGCTGGCCACAGCCAGTCATGAGAGTTTTGCCCGTGCCGTAGCGGCTCATCTCGGGTTGTTCGATGAGCGGGTGTTCGGGAGCGATGCTTCGACCAATCTCAAAGGCGCACGCAAGGTTGCCCTCCTGGTTGAGCGATACGGGGCTCGCCGCTTTGCCTATGCGGGAAATTCGACCGCCGATTTGCCCGTGTGGGCCGAGGCTAACGAAGCGATCATCGTGAATGCCTCTGCCGGATTGGTGAGCCGCGCGCAAACGCTGACCCCGGTGAGTCGTGTGTTCAGCGAGCCGGTGAAATGGCTGAAGCAGGTGGCCAAGGCCTTGCGCGTACATCAGTGGGCGAAGAATGTGCTGGTGTTTATCCCGGTGGTCGCCTCGCATCAAATCACCAACCGAGCCCTGATGCTGCAGGCCACCCTGGCATTCCTGTCATTCAGTTTCTCAGCGTCTGCCGTCTATATCGTCAATGACTGTCTCGACCTCGCGTCCGACCGCCGGCATCCCCGGAAAAAATACCGTCCCTTTGCTTCCGGCAGCCTCTCGATTCCGTTCGGGCTCCTCTTGGCTGCCGGGTGTCTTGTGGGGGGTATTTTGCTGGCGCTGGCACTGCCCTCGCCATTTCTGCTCGTGCTGGCCGGCTACCTGGTTCTGACGACGGGGTATTCGTTCTATCTGAAACAGTTCGTGCTGCTGGATGTGATTGTGTTGGCCCAACTCTACACCGTGCGGGTATACGGAGGCGGGGCTGCGACGGGGGTGGCTCCCTCCCATTGGCTGCTGACGTTCTCGTTGTTTCTCTTCCTGAGCCTTGCTTTGGTGAAGCGGTTTACCGAACTGCGGCTCACCGGTGAGGCCGAAGGCAAGGAACTGCACGGGCGAGGGTATTGGGTGACGGATCTGGAACATGTGTCGAGTATCGGCACGGCGAGCGGATTGCTGGCGGTGTTGGTGTTGGCACTCTACATCAGTAGTAAAGAAGTGCTGCTGCTGTACACGCATGCGGACGTATTATGGCTGGTCTGTCCGGTGATGCTCTACTGGATCAGTCGGGTCTGGATGCTGGCCTACCGGAATCGAATGGACGACGATCCGGTGGTGTTCGCGGTCAAGGATTCAAAAAGTTATCTCATGGCGGCGATCATCGGAGCCATTCTCTTCTTTGCCAGGTAA
- a CDS encoding SDR family NAD(P)-dependent oxidoreductase, with protein MTNKVALITGGAKGIGRAIALDLAAQQWSVAICYRTSNAAADETSAAIRARGGQALAVQCDVSDPKAAGDVVSQVESRWGRIDALINGAGPYHRVNLFDETPAGWREMFEGNLHPIFYLGQAVAPGMKARKQGRIINFSMANADQMVAQPEVTGHYIAKAGVLILTRTLAKLLAPYGITVNAISPGFIDSGSAPPDELAGVVKRIPAGYIGSVGDTVAAVRYLLSEEARYVNGANLHLSGGWGI; from the coding sequence ATGACGAATAAAGTTGCCCTCATCACCGGCGGCGCCAAGGGAATCGGCCGCGCCATCGCGCTCGATCTCGCCGCGCAACAATGGTCCGTGGCGATCTGCTACCGCACCAGCAACGCAGCCGCGGATGAAACCAGCGCGGCCATCAGGGCACGCGGCGGGCAAGCCCTGGCCGTGCAGTGCGACGTCTCAGACCCGAAGGCCGCCGGCGACGTGGTCTCACAGGTCGAAAGCCGGTGGGGAAGAATCGACGCACTGATCAACGGCGCCGGCCCCTATCACCGCGTCAATCTCTTCGACGAGACGCCGGCGGGCTGGCGTGAAATGTTCGAGGGAAACTTACACCCGATTTTTTATCTTGGGCAGGCGGTCGCACCCGGGATGAAGGCACGGAAGCAGGGACGCATCATCAACTTCAGCATGGCCAACGCGGACCAGATGGTAGCCCAGCCGGAGGTGACGGGGCACTATATCGCCAAAGCCGGCGTGTTAATTCTCACCAGGACACTGGCAAAACTGCTCGCCCCCTACGGCATTACCGTCAACGCCATCTCCCCCGGATTCATCGATTCGGGCAGCGCGCCGCCCGATGAACTGGCCGGTGTGGTCAAACGAATTCCCGCCGGATACATCGGGAGCGTGGGGGATACAGTCGCGGCCGTGCGATACCTGCTCAGCGAGGAGGCGCGCTACGTTAACGGCGCCAACCTGCACCTCAGCGGCGGATGGGGCATCTGA
- a CDS encoding TIGR04282 family arsenosugar biosynthesis glycosyltransferase: MSALPSDRKQPASAALVIFAKAPIPGQVKTRLCPGLTEDEAATLHGSFVLDTLERTKAAVHKFKLPVDRFLACAPSSTHVFFRIMEARHGVTLLDQQGDNLGDRMAQAFSTLFARGYRHVFLVGTDVPSLPLTHYRDAVQSLTRHDLILGPAKDGGYYLIGMTAPHPDLFSDIPWSTDQVMGLTQQKAAAAGLKTALLPAWSDVDTLDDLHALIDDCAADKKRPKQERVYSQRTAGTLELLAKRLRTREA; encoded by the coding sequence ATGAGTGCTCTCCCGTCGGACCGCAAACAGCCCGCATCGGCCGCCCTGGTGATCTTCGCCAAAGCCCCGATCCCGGGACAGGTCAAAACACGCCTCTGCCCGGGCCTGACCGAAGACGAAGCCGCCACACTTCACGGCAGCTTCGTCCTCGACACCCTCGAACGCACCAAGGCGGCGGTGCATAAGTTCAAGCTTCCTGTCGATCGCTTTCTGGCCTGTGCGCCCTCAAGCACCCATGTCTTTTTCAGAATCATGGAAGCGCGCCACGGCGTCACGCTCCTCGATCAACAAGGCGACAACCTGGGGGACAGGATGGCGCAGGCGTTCAGCACGCTCTTTGCCCGTGGGTACCGGCACGTTTTCCTGGTGGGAACCGACGTACCCTCTCTGCCCCTGACACATTATCGCGATGCCGTGCAGTCACTCACCCGGCACGATCTGATCCTCGGTCCGGCAAAAGACGGCGGCTACTATCTGATCGGCATGACGGCCCCACACCCAGACCTGTTCTCGGATATTCCCTGGTCGACGGACCAGGTCATGGGACTCACGCAGCAGAAAGCTGCGGCCGCGGGATTGAAGACCGCCCTCCTACCGGCCTGGAGCGACGTGGACACCCTCGACGACCTTCACGCCTTGATCGATGATTGTGCAGCGGACAAAAAACGCCCCAAACAGGAACGAGTGTATTCGCAACGAACGGCCGGCACGCTGGAGTTGCTCGCGAAACGCCTGCGCACGCGTGAGGCCTAA
- a CDS encoding TIGR04283 family arsenosugar biosynthesis glycosyltransferase, with amino-acid sequence MTIAVIIPVLNEACGIGQTLSHTATLGFDELIVVDGGSSDQTCAVVESCAGRLQNRPCSGPAPASPTIRLLKAAAGRARQLNAGVAGSRCEVLLFLHADTYLPTDARQAISTALSDEACVGGRFDVRFDSPRPIARLVGHMMNLRSRWSGIATGDQALFVRRDVFERTGRFAEIPLMEDIEFSRRLKRAGRLAPLRSQVVTAFRRWERNGPVRTILLMWTLRFLYWIGVSPYRLQHFYSIVR; translated from the coding sequence ATGACCATTGCCGTCATCATCCCGGTTCTCAACGAAGCCTGCGGTATCGGGCAGACCCTCTCACACACGGCCACGCTCGGATTCGACGAGCTCATCGTCGTGGACGGCGGCAGTTCGGATCAGACCTGCGCCGTTGTGGAGTCGTGTGCCGGCCGCCTTCAGAACAGGCCTTGCTCAGGCCCCGCACCAGCCTCGCCGACTATCCGTCTTCTGAAGGCGGCCGCGGGGCGCGCGCGCCAGCTCAACGCCGGTGTAGCCGGCAGCCGCTGCGAGGTGCTCCTGTTCCTTCACGCCGATACGTACCTCCCCACCGACGCCCGGCAGGCCATCTCCACCGCGCTGTCCGACGAGGCTTGCGTCGGCGGACGCTTCGACGTCCGCTTCGACTCCCCTCGTCCGATAGCCCGACTCGTCGGACACATGATGAATCTGCGCTCCCGCTGGAGCGGCATTGCCACAGGCGACCAGGCCCTCTTCGTCAGACGGGATGTCTTCGAGCGGACCGGACGGTTTGCGGAGATTCCGCTGATGGAAGACATCGAGTTCTCCCGTCGCCTCAAACGAGCAGGACGCCTTGCTCCATTGCGTAGTCAGGTCGTCACCGCCTTCCGTCGATGGGAACGGAACGGCCCCGTCCGAACAATTCTGTTGATGTGGACCCTCCGCTTCCTGTACTGGATCGGAGTCAGCCCCTATCGACTCCAACATTTTTATAGCATTGTGAGATAA